The Candidatus Poribacteria bacterium DNA segment AGCAGGCGATGGTTGCGCCGCTCCTGCGGAGTCATCGACAGGATGATCGCTTCGACGCGTCGGAGCTGCGATTCGTCCGCCTCGAGCCCCTGACCGCGCAGCTTGTTGAAACCCGGTATCATCTCGAGCAGTTGATCGAGGCTGCCCATGCGCTGTATCTGGCGAAGCTGGTCGAGGAAGTCCTCGAAGTTCAGTTCCTGGCTCTCGAGGATCTTCGACTCGATGTGTCGCGCCTTCTCCTCGTCGAGGACCTCCTCGGCGCGTTCGATAAGCGACAGCATGTCGCCTCGTCCGAGGATGCGCGACGCGATACGGTCTGGGTGGAACTCCTCCAGAGCATCCAACTTCTCGCCGACGCCCATGAACTTGATCGGACAGTCGGTGACAGCTCGAATGGAGATCGCAGCCCCGCCGCGGGCATCTCCGTCCATCTTCGTGAGGATGACGCCCGTCAACGAAAGGCGACGATGGAACTCCTCCGCGACGGCAACGGCTTCCTGCCCGGTCGTTGCGTCGGCGACGAGCAGGATTTCCGTCGGGTTCGTCGCCGCTCGGACCTGCTCCAACTCGACCATCAGTTCCTCGTTGGTCTGCAGCCGCCCCGCGGTGTCAATGATGACGACGTTGTTGCCGTGACTCCGCGCGTGTTGCAGACCCGCCTCGGCGATCCGTGGCGGCGGCGTGTCGGCTCCCATGGTGAACACGGGGACGTGGATCTGCTCGCCCAGAATCTGG contains these protein-coding regions:
- a CDS encoding signal recognition particle protein, with the translated sequence MFETLNEKLQRAFKELSGRGRLTDKNIGDVLREVRLALLEADVNFRVARDFVKRVQERAVGQEVLGSLTPEMQVLRIVSEELTAVMGEQSEKLRVAPSGTQIILMVGLNGAGKTTACAKLAKRVQKEGKSPLLVAADVYRPAAIRQLQILGEQIHVPVFTMGADTPPPRIAEAGLQHARSHGNNVVIIDTAGRLQTNEELMVELEQVRAATNPTEILLVADATTGQEAVAVAEEFHRRLSLTGVILTKMDGDARGGAAISIRAVTDCPIKFMGVGEKLDALEEFHPDRIASRILGRGDMLSLIERAEEVLDEEKARHIESKILESQELNFEDFLDQLRQIQRMGSLDQLLEMIPGFNKLRGQGLEADESQLRRVEAIILSMTPQERRNHRLLDGSRRRRIALGSGTTVQQVNQLVQQLAQMNRAVKQFSGLALGGKKSKRRRAFQSSLRF